A stretch of Lathyrus oleraceus cultivar Zhongwan6 chromosome 6, CAAS_Psat_ZW6_1.0, whole genome shotgun sequence DNA encodes these proteins:
- the LOC127092291 gene encoding OVARIAN TUMOR DOMAIN-containing deubiquitinating enzyme 12 isoform X2, translating to MMTSHDIDPDVVRWGLHLLDVCTFSHGGNPGVVTRCDPDLSQVEYVREGFCEPSYVEDDEAVARAYQEELSQLDSMEASGISNFENEQVRASVNAQDWLSSSNRSYNFGNESCQNSVGESCQNSVGESCHMKGMEESCPNERENDAHEVGLFGSSSRSGEFPTITDEMWHSLEISDESSLDGEVGKRLNQMVSVPHVPKTNEKMPSDDEEISDHQRLLDRLQLYELIESKVEGDGNCQFRALSDQLYRSPNLHKFVREQIVQQLKSDSDLYAGYVPMSYSEYLKKMSKSGEWGDHVTLQAAADWYGVKIFVITSFKDTCYIEILPQIQKSGRVIFLSFWAEVHYNSIYPEGEMPSSYIKKKKRWWNFSS from the exons ATGATGACATCACATGACATCGATCCTGATGTTGTTCGCTGGGGCTTACATCTTCTAGATGTTTGTACATTTTCCCATGGTGGTAACCCTGGTGTTGTAACTCGATGTGATCCCGATttaagtcaagttgaatatgtTAGGGAAGGCTTCTGCGAGCCTTCTTatgttgaagatgatgaggcTGTTGCACGTGCTTATCAAGAAGAATTATCACAACTTGATTCTATGGAGGCTTCTGGGATTTCAAACTTTGAGAATGAGCAAGTGCGGGCATCCGTAAATGCGCAAGATTGGCTATCTTCTTCAAATAGGAGCTATAACTTCG GCAATGAATCTTGCCAGAACTCTGTTGGCGAATCATGCCAGAACTCTGTTGGCGAATCATGCCATATGAAAGGAATGGAGGAAAGTTGTCCAAATGAAAGGGAAAACGATGCACATGAAGTTGGATTATTTGGTTCGTCTTCTAGGTCAGGAGAGTTTCCCACCATTACTGATGAAATGTGGCATTCATTGGAAATATCGGATGAGTCTTCTCTTGACGGTGAAGTAGGAAAAAGATTAAACCAGATGGTTTCAGTTCCG CATGTTCCTAAAACCAACGAAAAAATGCCATCTGACGATGAAGAAATATCCGACCATCAAAGGCTGCTAGACAG ACTGCAGTTATATGAACTGATTGAGTCTAAGGTTGAAGGAGATGGTAACTGCCAG TTTCGTGCTTTGTCAGATCAACTCTATCGCTCTCCAAACCTCCACAAATTTGTACGGGAACAAATTGTTCAACAG CTCAAGTCCGACTCAGATCTGTATGCTGGTTATGTTCCAATGTCTTATAGTGAATATTTAAAGAAGATGAGCAA GAGTGGTGAGTGGGGTGATCATGTCACGTTGCAGGCTGCTGCAGATTGG TATGGCGTCAAAATATTTGTGATTACATCTTTCAAGGACACATGTTACATTGAGATTCTTCCACAGATACAGAAGTCTGGAAGGG TAATATTTCTGAGCTTTTGGGCAGAGGTGCATTACAATTCAATTTATCCGGAAGGAG AAATGCCTTCATCTTATATAAAGAAAAAGAAGAGATGGTGGAATTTCAGCAGTTAG
- the LOC127092291 gene encoding OVARIAN TUMOR DOMAIN-containing deubiquitinating enzyme 9 isoform X3 yields MRKIGYLLQIGAITSNSVGESCQNSVGESCHMKGMEESCPNERENDAHEVGLFGSSSRSGEFPTITDEMWHSLEISDESSLDGEVGKRLNQMVSVPHVPKTNEKMPSDDEEISDHQRLLDRLQLYELIESKVEGDGNCQFRALSDQLYRSPNLHKFVREQIVQQLKSDSDLYAGYVPMSYSEYLKKMSKSGEWGDHVTLQAAADWYGVKIFVITSFKDTCYIEILPQIQKSGRVIFLSFWAEVHYNSIYPEGEMPSSYIKKKKRWWNFSS; encoded by the exons ATGCGCAAGATTGGCTATCTTCTTCAAATAGGAGCTATAACTTCG AACTCTGTTGGCGAATCATGCCAGAACTCTGTTGGCGAATCATGCCATATGAAAGGAATGGAGGAAAGTTGTCCAAATGAAAGGGAAAACGATGCACATGAAGTTGGATTATTTGGTTCGTCTTCTAGGTCAGGAGAGTTTCCCACCATTACTGATGAAATGTGGCATTCATTGGAAATATCGGATGAGTCTTCTCTTGACGGTGAAGTAGGAAAAAGATTAAACCAGATGGTTTCAGTTCCG CATGTTCCTAAAACCAACGAAAAAATGCCATCTGACGATGAAGAAATATCCGACCATCAAAGGCTGCTAGACAG ACTGCAGTTATATGAACTGATTGAGTCTAAGGTTGAAGGAGATGGTAACTGCCAG TTTCGTGCTTTGTCAGATCAACTCTATCGCTCTCCAAACCTCCACAAATTTGTACGGGAACAAATTGTTCAACAG CTCAAGTCCGACTCAGATCTGTATGCTGGTTATGTTCCAATGTCTTATAGTGAATATTTAAAGAAGATGAGCAA GAGTGGTGAGTGGGGTGATCATGTCACGTTGCAGGCTGCTGCAGATTGG TATGGCGTCAAAATATTTGTGATTACATCTTTCAAGGACACATGTTACATTGAGATTCTTCCACAGATACAGAAGTCTGGAAGGG TAATATTTCTGAGCTTTTGGGCAGAGGTGCATTACAATTCAATTTATCCGGAAGGAG AAATGCCTTCATCTTATATAAAGAAAAAGAAGAGATGGTGGAATTTCAGCAGTTAG
- the LOC127092291 gene encoding OVARIAN TUMOR DOMAIN-containing deubiquitinating enzyme 12 isoform X1, with protein MMTSHDIDPDVVRWGLHLLDVCTFSHGGNPGVVTRCDPDLSQVEYVREGFCEPSYVEDDEAVARAYQEELSQLDSMEASGISNFENEQVRASVNAQDWLSSSNRSYNFDNQHVGNESCQNSVGESCQNSVGESCHMKGMEESCPNERENDAHEVGLFGSSSRSGEFPTITDEMWHSLEISDESSLDGEVGKRLNQMVSVPHVPKTNEKMPSDDEEISDHQRLLDRLQLYELIESKVEGDGNCQFRALSDQLYRSPNLHKFVREQIVQQLKSDSDLYAGYVPMSYSEYLKKMSKSGEWGDHVTLQAAADWYGVKIFVITSFKDTCYIEILPQIQKSGRVIFLSFWAEVHYNSIYPEGEMPSSYIKKKKRWWNFSS; from the exons ATGATGACATCACATGACATCGATCCTGATGTTGTTCGCTGGGGCTTACATCTTCTAGATGTTTGTACATTTTCCCATGGTGGTAACCCTGGTGTTGTAACTCGATGTGATCCCGATttaagtcaagttgaatatgtTAGGGAAGGCTTCTGCGAGCCTTCTTatgttgaagatgatgaggcTGTTGCACGTGCTTATCAAGAAGAATTATCACAACTTGATTCTATGGAGGCTTCTGGGATTTCAAACTTTGAGAATGAGCAAGTGCGGGCATCCGTAAATGCGCAAGATTGGCTATCTTCTTCAAATAGGAGCTATAACTTCG ATAATCAACACGTAGGCAATGAATCTTGCCAGAACTCTGTTGGCGAATCATGCCAGAACTCTGTTGGCGAATCATGCCATATGAAAGGAATGGAGGAAAGTTGTCCAAATGAAAGGGAAAACGATGCACATGAAGTTGGATTATTTGGTTCGTCTTCTAGGTCAGGAGAGTTTCCCACCATTACTGATGAAATGTGGCATTCATTGGAAATATCGGATGAGTCTTCTCTTGACGGTGAAGTAGGAAAAAGATTAAACCAGATGGTTTCAGTTCCG CATGTTCCTAAAACCAACGAAAAAATGCCATCTGACGATGAAGAAATATCCGACCATCAAAGGCTGCTAGACAG ACTGCAGTTATATGAACTGATTGAGTCTAAGGTTGAAGGAGATGGTAACTGCCAG TTTCGTGCTTTGTCAGATCAACTCTATCGCTCTCCAAACCTCCACAAATTTGTACGGGAACAAATTGTTCAACAG CTCAAGTCCGACTCAGATCTGTATGCTGGTTATGTTCCAATGTCTTATAGTGAATATTTAAAGAAGATGAGCAA GAGTGGTGAGTGGGGTGATCATGTCACGTTGCAGGCTGCTGCAGATTGG TATGGCGTCAAAATATTTGTGATTACATCTTTCAAGGACACATGTTACATTGAGATTCTTCCACAGATACAGAAGTCTGGAAGGG TAATATTTCTGAGCTTTTGGGCAGAGGTGCATTACAATTCAATTTATCCGGAAGGAG AAATGCCTTCATCTTATATAAAGAAAAAGAAGAGATGGTGGAATTTCAGCAGTTAG